From Apis cerana isolate GH-2021 linkage group LG10, AcerK_1.0, whole genome shotgun sequence, one genomic window encodes:
- the LOC108002993 gene encoding phosphatidate phosphatase LPIN3 isoform X1, with protein sequence MYSMNYIGKFISNFRVFYNEINAATLTGAIDVIVVEQPDGSFTCSPFHVRFGKLGVLRSREKVVDIEINGEPRQIHMKLGDSGEAFFVEEVSSHGSPTDTEIPPHLACSPIPEDNCFPSSRFNILSDLPSEQRDKLLIESILCIEREKWEQMSALPPDEREKFLNEQFSDLPSEHRAKWLQIASLTPEEREVQRQQLIREQYSALKTEDKERLFKENFPELPIDQRQKFEKVLLSDWKEKKNEKRNSLKGEEEIFDMDGINDDESCPTASTPKSFVAVTSSERIRKISVVKNDFRPITEDMQSSGREKSSDESNASMSKKNSKDESVEENKNNSNSTKRKRKRKSILRKKGSQRKSSNGSSSQTEISENDASIPDESFGESMVKDSNCTAELENKNESVISTQETTEKRPETDFHFFSDTEVTKNQDSRPCSPVQSDTEFEMRKITQEDTEREDDKSHQQSWRWGELPSLPPDSTHTPHRNSLNSSKAVNQPNSMEAHRSMLSGMLSFMRKTSRVRRNPELEGIYLSDLNADELDPEVAALYFPSSHRGQSTIKDGKGIDEEDTESGNGPSLPQSPNSVEGAIGGPKSLDSDFEEPKHSIFDNNMNISISLCGGLDSETGPSKEVFHQNLLHFEDICSDPKLYENPNLVVKINEKFYNWTTACSIIMTYAVFQRHLPQNTIENLYTQCMPLPMHEQKKQESAGKPEGRSGYSSWFSWRRSTTQPPKKSQELNQTDGTVIQSSEQIVEMKESTPIDEISNRELKIDQNIECITETVEQCTKLTKDIAKTEKNREREGEGYSGSEDSDSNQNESQGVKIPKERRSYYESTEKYRKTLRLSSIQIASLNLKDGANEVVFSVTTAYQGTTRCKCHIYKWKWDDKIVISDIDGTITKSDVLGHILPIVGKDWAQSGVAQLFTKIKNNGYKLLYLSARAIGQAKVTREYLKSIRQGDLSLPDGPLLLNPTSLISAFHREVIERKPEEFKISCLSDIQALFPEGSKPFYAGYGNRINDVWAYRAVGIPTMRIFTINHRGELKHELTQTFQSSYSNMSFIVDHLFPAWREDAADEFSNFVYWRDPIPEVPSLEELYTQRQIT encoded by the exons ATGTACAGTATGAACTACATTGGGAAATTCATAAGTAACTTTCGCGTTTTCTACAATGAAATTAACGCGGCGACACTCACTGGTGCTATCGATGTTATTGTCGTCGAACAACCGGATGGATCATTTACTTGTTCACCCTTTCATGTTCGTTTTGGAAAGCTCGGTGTTCTTCGTTCCAGAGAAAAAGTa GtggatatagaaataaatggaGAACCTAGACAAATCCATATGAAATTAGGAGATTCTGGAGAAGCTTTTTTTGTTGAGGAAGTTAGTTCTCATGGTTCTCCGACTGATACTGAAATTCCACCTCATTTAGCTTGTTCCCCTATACCTGAAGATAATTGTTTTCCATCATctagatttaatattctttctgATCTTCCTTCAGAGCAGAGAGATAAACTTCTCATAGAATCTATTTTGTGtattgagagagagaaatgggaACAAATGTCAGCTTTGCCTCctgatgaaagagaaaaattcttaaatgaaCAATTCTCTGATCTTCCATCAGAACATCGTGCAAAATGGCTTCAAATTGCTTCTTTAACAccagaagaaagagaagtgcAAAGACAACAATTAATTCGCGAACAATATTCTGCTTTAAAAACTgaagataaagaaagattatttaaagaaaattttcctgAACTTCCTATAGATCAaagacaaaaatttgaaaaagtgtTACTAAGTGattggaaggaaaaaaaaaatgaaaaacgaaattCCTTAAAAggcgaagaagaaatttttgatatggATGGTATTAATGATGATGAATCATGTCCAACTGCATCAACTCCTAAATCTTTTGTAGCTGTAACTTCGTCTGAAAGAATTCGTAAAATTAGTGtagtaaaaaatgattttagacCGATTACAGAAGATATGCAAAGTAGCGGTAGAGAAAAATCGAGTGATGAATCGAACGCATCGatgagtaaaaaaaattcaaaggacGAAAGTGtcgaagagaataaaaataatagtaattcaactaaaaggaaacgaaagaggaaaagcattttgagaaaaaaaggatctcAGAGAAAGAGTAGCAATGGTAGTAGTAGCCAGACAGAGATTAGTGAGAACGATGCATCTATCCCAGATGAATCCTTTGGTGAATCT ATGGTAAAAGATTCAAATTGTACTGCTGAATTAGAAAACAAGAATGAATCAGTTATTTCGACTCAAGAAACAACAGAAAAACGTCCTGAAACAGACTTTCATTTCTTCAGTGATACTGAAGTTACAAA GAATCAGGATTCTAGGCCATGTTCACCTGTTCAATCTGACACAGAATTTGAAATGCGTAAAATAACACAAGAAGATACTGAACGAGAGGATGATAAAAGTCATCAACAGAGTTGGAGATGGGGTGAACTGCCTAGTTTGCCTCCAGATTCAACACATACACCTCACAGAAATTCATTGAATTCATCAAAAGCTGTTAATCAACCAAATAGTA tggAAGCACATCGATCTATGCTTAGTGGTATGTTGTCCTTTATGCGGAAAACTTCTCGTGTAAGACGTAATCCTGAATTAGAAGGAATTTATCTTAGTGATCTTAACGCCGACGAGTTAGACCCGGAAGTTGCAGCTCtctattttccttcttctcatAGAGGTCAATCAACAATTAAAG atggaAAAGGAATAGATGAAGAAGATACTGAATCAGGTAATGGACCAAGTTTACCACAAAGTCCTAATAGCGTTGAAGGAGCAATTGGTGGACCAAAATCATTAGACAGTGATTTTGAAGAACCAAAACATTCTATATTTgacaataatatgaatattagtaTATCTTTATGCGGTGGTTTAGATTCTGAAACTGGTCCTTCCAAAGAagtttttcatcaaaatttacttcattttgaagatatttgtTCGGATccgaaattatatgaaaatccaaatttagttgtaaaaattaatgaaaaattctataattggaCAACTGCTTGTTCAATTATAATGACTTATGCTGTATTTCAAAGACATTTACCACAAAATACAATCGAAAATTTGTATACACAATGTATGCCATTACCAATGcatgaacaaaaaaaacaagaaagtgCTGGCAAACCAGAAGGCCGTAGTGGTTATAGTTCATGGTTTTCATGGAGACGATCTACTACACAACCGCCTAAAAAATCTCAAGAACTTaatcaaa cTGATGGGACTGTTATTCAATCTTCAGAACAAATAgtggaaatgaaagaaagtactccaattgatgaaatttcaaatagagaattaaaaattgatcagaATATAGAATGTATAACGGAAACAGTAGAACAATGTACGAAATTAACAAAAGATATCgcaaaaactgaaaaaaatcgCGAAAGGGAAGGCGAAGGTTATAGCGGTAGTGAAGATTCTGATAGTAATCAAAATGAATCACAAGGAGTTAAAATACCTAAAGAAAGAAGATCATATTATGAATCtactgaaaaatatcgaaaaacttTGAGACTGTCATCTATACAAATA gCTAGTCTCAATTTAAAAGACGGAGCTAATGAAGTAGTTTTTAGTGTAACTACAGCATATCAAGGCACTACACGTTGTAAATGTCATATTTACAAGTGGAAATGGgatgataaaattgttatttctgaTATAGATGGAACTATTACAAAATCTGATGTGCTAGGTCATATTTTGCCAATAGTTGGTAAAGATTGGGCTCAATCTGGTGTTGCTCAGttgtttacaaaaattaaaaataatggttataaattattatatctttctgCAAGAGCGATTGGACAAGCTAAAGTTACaagagaatatttaaagaGTATTAGACAAGGAGATTTGTCACTCCCTGATGGGCCATTACTTTTAAATCCAACAAGCTTAATTTCAGCATTCCACCGTGAAGTTATAGAAAGAAAACCCgaagaattcaaaatatcatgTCTTAGTGACATTCAAGCTTTATTTCCGGAAGGTTCAAAACCTTTCTATGCTGGTTACGGAAACcgaattaat gATGTTTGGGCGTATCGAGCTGTAGGAATTCCAACTATGcgtatatttactataaatcACAGAGGCGAATTAAAACACGAACTAACGCAAACATTCCAATCTTc atattcaAATATGAGCTTTATTGTCGACCATCTTTTCCCAGCTTGGAGAGAGGATGCCGCGGATGAATTtagtaattttgtatattggcGAGATCCAATACCGGAAGTACCATCATTGGAAGAACTTTATACTCAAAGACAAATCACATAA
- the LOC108002993 gene encoding phosphatidate phosphatase LPIN3 isoform X2, whose translation MYSMNYIGKFISNFRVFYNEINAATLTGAIDVIVVEQPDGSFTCSPFHVRFGKLGVLRSREKVVDIEINGEPRQIHMKLGDSGEAFFVEEVSSHGSPTDTEIPPHLACSPIPEDNCFPSSRFNILSDLPSEQRDKLLIESILCIEREKWEQMSALPPDEREKFLNEQFSDLPSEHRAKWLQIASLTPEEREVQRQQLIREQYSALKTEDKERLFKENFPELPIDQRQKFEKVLLSDWKEKKNEKRNSLKGEEEIFDMDGINDDESCPTASTPKSFVAVTSSERIRKISVVKNDFRPITEDMQSSGREKSSDESNASMSKKNSKDESVEENKNNSNSTKRKRKRKSILRKKGSQRKSSNGSSSQTEISENDASIPDESFGESMVKDSNCTAELENKNESVISTQETTEKRPETDFHFFSDTEVTKNQDSRPCSPVQSDTEFEMRKITQEDTEREDDKSHQQSWRWGELPSLPPDSTHTPHRNSLNSSKAVNQPNSMEAHRSMLSGMLSFMRKTSRVRRNPELEGIYLSDLNADELDPEVAALYFPSSHRGQSTIKDGKGIDEEDTESGNGPSLPQSPNSVEGAIGGPKSLDSDFEEPKHSIFDNNMNISISLCGGLDSETGPSKEVFHQNLLHFEDICSDPKLYENPNLVVKINEKFYNWTTACSIIMTYAVFQRHLPQNTIENLYTQCMPLPMHEQKKQESAGKPEGRSGYSSWFSWRRSTTQPPKKSQELNQTDGTVIQSSEQIVEMKESTPIDEISNRELKIDQNIECITETVEQCTKLTKDIAKTEKNREREGEGYSGSEDSDSNQNESQGVKIPKERRSYYESTEKYRKTLRLSSIQIASLNLKDGANEVVFSVTTAYQGTTRCKCHIYKWKWDDKIVISDIDGTITKSDVLGHILPIVGKDWAQSGVAQLFTKIKNNGYKLLYLSARAIGQAKVTREYLKSIRQGDLSLPDGPLLLNPTSLISAFHREVIERKPEEFKISCLSDIQALFPEGSKPFYAGYGNRINDVWAYRAVGIPTMRIFTINHRGELKHELTQTFQSSYACQCDIVNELFPPLPM comes from the exons ATGTACAGTATGAACTACATTGGGAAATTCATAAGTAACTTTCGCGTTTTCTACAATGAAATTAACGCGGCGACACTCACTGGTGCTATCGATGTTATTGTCGTCGAACAACCGGATGGATCATTTACTTGTTCACCCTTTCATGTTCGTTTTGGAAAGCTCGGTGTTCTTCGTTCCAGAGAAAAAGTa GtggatatagaaataaatggaGAACCTAGACAAATCCATATGAAATTAGGAGATTCTGGAGAAGCTTTTTTTGTTGAGGAAGTTAGTTCTCATGGTTCTCCGACTGATACTGAAATTCCACCTCATTTAGCTTGTTCCCCTATACCTGAAGATAATTGTTTTCCATCATctagatttaatattctttctgATCTTCCTTCAGAGCAGAGAGATAAACTTCTCATAGAATCTATTTTGTGtattgagagagagaaatgggaACAAATGTCAGCTTTGCCTCctgatgaaagagaaaaattcttaaatgaaCAATTCTCTGATCTTCCATCAGAACATCGTGCAAAATGGCTTCAAATTGCTTCTTTAACAccagaagaaagagaagtgcAAAGACAACAATTAATTCGCGAACAATATTCTGCTTTAAAAACTgaagataaagaaagattatttaaagaaaattttcctgAACTTCCTATAGATCAaagacaaaaatttgaaaaagtgtTACTAAGTGattggaaggaaaaaaaaaatgaaaaacgaaattCCTTAAAAggcgaagaagaaatttttgatatggATGGTATTAATGATGATGAATCATGTCCAACTGCATCAACTCCTAAATCTTTTGTAGCTGTAACTTCGTCTGAAAGAATTCGTAAAATTAGTGtagtaaaaaatgattttagacCGATTACAGAAGATATGCAAAGTAGCGGTAGAGAAAAATCGAGTGATGAATCGAACGCATCGatgagtaaaaaaaattcaaaggacGAAAGTGtcgaagagaataaaaataatagtaattcaactaaaaggaaacgaaagaggaaaagcattttgagaaaaaaaggatctcAGAGAAAGAGTAGCAATGGTAGTAGTAGCCAGACAGAGATTAGTGAGAACGATGCATCTATCCCAGATGAATCCTTTGGTGAATCT ATGGTAAAAGATTCAAATTGTACTGCTGAATTAGAAAACAAGAATGAATCAGTTATTTCGACTCAAGAAACAACAGAAAAACGTCCTGAAACAGACTTTCATTTCTTCAGTGATACTGAAGTTACAAA GAATCAGGATTCTAGGCCATGTTCACCTGTTCAATCTGACACAGAATTTGAAATGCGTAAAATAACACAAGAAGATACTGAACGAGAGGATGATAAAAGTCATCAACAGAGTTGGAGATGGGGTGAACTGCCTAGTTTGCCTCCAGATTCAACACATACACCTCACAGAAATTCATTGAATTCATCAAAAGCTGTTAATCAACCAAATAGTA tggAAGCACATCGATCTATGCTTAGTGGTATGTTGTCCTTTATGCGGAAAACTTCTCGTGTAAGACGTAATCCTGAATTAGAAGGAATTTATCTTAGTGATCTTAACGCCGACGAGTTAGACCCGGAAGTTGCAGCTCtctattttccttcttctcatAGAGGTCAATCAACAATTAAAG atggaAAAGGAATAGATGAAGAAGATACTGAATCAGGTAATGGACCAAGTTTACCACAAAGTCCTAATAGCGTTGAAGGAGCAATTGGTGGACCAAAATCATTAGACAGTGATTTTGAAGAACCAAAACATTCTATATTTgacaataatatgaatattagtaTATCTTTATGCGGTGGTTTAGATTCTGAAACTGGTCCTTCCAAAGAagtttttcatcaaaatttacttcattttgaagatatttgtTCGGATccgaaattatatgaaaatccaaatttagttgtaaaaattaatgaaaaattctataattggaCAACTGCTTGTTCAATTATAATGACTTATGCTGTATTTCAAAGACATTTACCACAAAATACAATCGAAAATTTGTATACACAATGTATGCCATTACCAATGcatgaacaaaaaaaacaagaaagtgCTGGCAAACCAGAAGGCCGTAGTGGTTATAGTTCATGGTTTTCATGGAGACGATCTACTACACAACCGCCTAAAAAATCTCAAGAACTTaatcaaa cTGATGGGACTGTTATTCAATCTTCAGAACAAATAgtggaaatgaaagaaagtactccaattgatgaaatttcaaatagagaattaaaaattgatcagaATATAGAATGTATAACGGAAACAGTAGAACAATGTACGAAATTAACAAAAGATATCgcaaaaactgaaaaaaatcgCGAAAGGGAAGGCGAAGGTTATAGCGGTAGTGAAGATTCTGATAGTAATCAAAATGAATCACAAGGAGTTAAAATACCTAAAGAAAGAAGATCATATTATGAATCtactgaaaaatatcgaaaaacttTGAGACTGTCATCTATACAAATA gCTAGTCTCAATTTAAAAGACGGAGCTAATGAAGTAGTTTTTAGTGTAACTACAGCATATCAAGGCACTACACGTTGTAAATGTCATATTTACAAGTGGAAATGGgatgataaaattgttatttctgaTATAGATGGAACTATTACAAAATCTGATGTGCTAGGTCATATTTTGCCAATAGTTGGTAAAGATTGGGCTCAATCTGGTGTTGCTCAGttgtttacaaaaattaaaaataatggttataaattattatatctttctgCAAGAGCGATTGGACAAGCTAAAGTTACaagagaatatttaaagaGTATTAGACAAGGAGATTTGTCACTCCCTGATGGGCCATTACTTTTAAATCCAACAAGCTTAATTTCAGCATTCCACCGTGAAGTTATAGAAAGAAAACCCgaagaattcaaaatatcatgTCTTAGTGACATTCAAGCTTTATTTCCGGAAGGTTCAAAACCTTTCTATGCTGGTTACGGAAACcgaattaat gATGTTTGGGCGTATCGAGCTGTAGGAATTCCAACTATGcgtatatttactataaatcACAGAGGCGAATTAAAACACGAACTAACGCAAACATTCCAATCTTc TTACGCATGTCAGTGCGATATCGTCAATGAGTTGTTCCCGCCACTGCCCATGTGA
- the LOC108002995 gene encoding uncharacterized protein LOC108002995 isoform X2 — protein MIVQIRLLFFLSVLFAASFANFQNVTKNNVNSEKMTAIINKLFDMALPSIQTFVLKHRLDPMKLQDLSQNLKGVIIHHRTLNLTEGSLQGLSNIRRANDIILSFENKILTLDATLGFNDLKANYNYHLYDLLINKKGNVDGYIKDVEMRIIIDLNMNNYKVGVPMAKIVKLNEFDIVFKGNINDPIVNAAIKAITKIFRTSIINIVNTEFLKILQEFVGEINKKIPQPNQILDNDNIWRYLKFNLS, from the exons ATGATTGTTCAAAttcgattacttttttttctttccgtttTATTCGCTGCTAGTTTtgcgaattttcaaaatgttac AAAGAATAATGTAAATTCTGAAAAGATGACGGCTATAATCAATAAACTGTTCGACATGGCGTTACCTTCTATTCAAACGTTTGTTTTAAAACATAGATTAGATCCTATGAAATTGCAAGATTTATCCCAAAATttg aaAGGAGTAATAATTCACCATAGAACTCTTAATTTAACAGAAGGTTCTCTTCAAGGGTTATCAAATATAAGACGGGcaaacgatattattttatcttttgaaaacaaaattctaACTCTAGATGCAACTTTAGGATTCAATGATCTTAaa gctaattataattatcatcttTACGATTtactaatcaataaaaaaggaaacgttGATGGTTATATCAAGGACGTAGAAATgcgaataattatagatttaaatatgaacaatTATAAAGTTGGTGTTCCTATGGCTaagattgttaaattaaa cGAATTTGATATCGTTTTTAAGGGTAATATAAATGATCCAATAGTAAATGCTGCAATTAAAgctattactaaaatatttcgtacaagtattataaatattgtgaatactgaatttttgaagatattgCAGGAATTTGTAGGCGAGATCAATAAGAAGATACCACAACCTAAccaaatattagataatgataatatttggcgctatttaaaatttaatttatcttag
- the LOC108002995 gene encoding uncharacterized protein LOC108002995 isoform X1, which yields MIVQIRLLFFLSVLFAASFANFQNVTFANFQNATKNNVNSEKMTAIINKLFDMALPSIQTFVLKHRLDPMKLQDLSQNLKGVIIHHRTLNLTEGSLQGLSNIRRANDIILSFENKILTLDATLGFNDLKANYNYHLYDLLINKKGNVDGYIKDVEMRIIIDLNMNNYKVGVPMAKIVKLNEFDIVFKGNINDPIVNAAIKAITKIFRTSIINIVNTEFLKILQEFVGEINKKIPQPNQILDNDNIWRYLKFNLS from the exons ATGATTGTTCAAAttcgattacttttttttctttccgtttTATTCGCTGCTAGTTTtgcgaattttcaaaatgttac TTTtgcgaattttcaaaatgctAC AAAGAATAATGTAAATTCTGAAAAGATGACGGCTATAATCAATAAACTGTTCGACATGGCGTTACCTTCTATTCAAACGTTTGTTTTAAAACATAGATTAGATCCTATGAAATTGCAAGATTTATCCCAAAATttg aaAGGAGTAATAATTCACCATAGAACTCTTAATTTAACAGAAGGTTCTCTTCAAGGGTTATCAAATATAAGACGGGcaaacgatattattttatcttttgaaaacaaaattctaACTCTAGATGCAACTTTAGGATTCAATGATCTTAaa gctaattataattatcatcttTACGATTtactaatcaataaaaaaggaaacgttGATGGTTATATCAAGGACGTAGAAATgcgaataattatagatttaaatatgaacaatTATAAAGTTGGTGTTCCTATGGCTaagattgttaaattaaa cGAATTTGATATCGTTTTTAAGGGTAATATAAATGATCCAATAGTAAATGCTGCAATTAAAgctattactaaaatatttcgtacaagtattataaatattgtgaatactgaatttttgaagatattgCAGGAATTTGTAGGCGAGATCAATAAGAAGATACCACAACCTAAccaaatattagataatgataatatttggcgctatttaaaatttaatttatcttag
- the LOC108002992 gene encoding mRNA turnover protein 4 homolog, which produces MPKSKRDKKISLTKTSKKGLALKQQIVEDVRNCVEKYARIFLLSVHNMRNNKLKDLRSEWKDSRFFFGKNKVIALALGKSSENEVAENLHKLSLALRGQCGLLFTNRSKKEVLKWMREYEEIDYARSGFITQETITLPEGPIPDFSHSIEPHLRQLGMPTALQKGVVTLIKEYTVCKIGQALTPEQARILKLLGKPLATFKLIPLGVFSKKYGYKQFISQDDVKENLEEQMAMEEIDEIDNM; this is translated from the exons atgCCTAAATCGAAAAGAGATAAGAAAA tATCTCTTACAAAAACAAGTAAAAAGGGACTTGCCTTGAAGCAACAAATTGTGGAAGATGTTAGGAATTGTGTTGAAAAATATGCTaggatatttcttttatccgtACACAATATgcgaaataataaacttaaagATTTACGTTCAGAATGGAAAGACAGccgatttttttttggtaaaaaCAAAGTGATAGCATTGGCTCTAGGCAAATCATCGGAAAATGAAGTTGCAGAAAATCttcataaattatcattagcTTTAAGAGGACAGTGTGgcttattatttacaaatagaagtaaaaaagaa gTATTGAAATGGATGAGGGAATATGAGGAAATAGATTATGCTAGATCTGGGTTTATTACACAAGAAACTATAACATTACCTGAAGGTCCAATACCAGATTTTTCACATAGCATAGAACCTCATTTAAGACAATTAGGAATGCCTACGGCTTTACAAAAAGGTGTTGTAACATTAATCAAAGAATATACTGTATGTAAAATAGGACAAGCATTAACTCCAGAACAAGCAAGAATTTTG aaATTACTTGGTAAGCCTTTAGCTACATTTAAATTGATACCATTAGgtgtattttctaaaaaatatggatataaacaatttatatctcAAGATGATgtcaaagaaaatttagaagaacAAATGGCTATGGAAGAAATAGACGAAAttgataatatgtaa
- the LOC108002990 gene encoding 14-3-3 protein zeta isoform X4: MSVDKEELVQRAKLAEQAERYDDMAAAMKAVTETGVELSNEERNLLSVAYKNVVGARRSSWRVISSIEQKTEGSERKQQMAKEYREKVEKELREICYDVLGLLDKYLIPKASNAESKVFYLKMKGDYYRYLAEVATGETRNAVVEDSQKAYQEAFDIAKSKMQPTHPIRLGLALNFSVFYYEIINSPARACHLAKQVRDNRQFDA; this comes from the exons ATGTCTGTGGACAAAGAAGAATTGGTACAGCGTGCAAAGCTTGCCGAGCAGGCAGAAAGGTATGATGATATGGCAGCCGCAATGAAGGCAGTCACCGAAACGGGAGTCGAGTTATCGAACGAAGAAAGGAACTTGTTGTCGGTAGCATACAAGAATGTCGTTGGCGCAAGACGTAGCTCGTGGCGAGTAATTTCCTCCATTGAGCAGAAAACTGAAGGTTCCGAGCGTAAACAGCAAATGGCCAAGGAATATCGGGAAAAGGTCGAGAAGGAGCTACGTGAAATCTGTTACGATGTATtg GGACTCCTTGATAAGTACCTGATCCCCAAGGCTAGTAATGCCGAGAGTAAAGTATTCTACCTCAAGATGAAAGGCGACTACTACAGGTATCTCGCAGAAGTTGCTACCGGAGAAACTAGAAATg CGGTAGTCGAGGATTCACAGAAAGCGTATCAAGAAGCATTTGACATTGCAAAGTCAAAAATGCAACCTACGCACCCCATCAGGCTCGGTCTTGCTCTCAACTTCTccgttttttattatgaaattattaattctcccGCTAGAGCCTGTCATCTTGCCAAACAGGTTAGGGATAATCGACAGTTTGATGCTTGA